The sequence below is a genomic window from Vibrio spartinae.
TACTGGGGGCAATGAACAAACCGTTGTTAGCACTATTCTGTATGGCGCTTGGTGCGGTTGTTACTGCGCTCACCTGTATCGCATTGAAGAAAATGCGTCAGGCGAGATTACAGTCAGCGAATGCCTGATGTCATGAACGATCCGTACCACTTGGGTGGTGCGGATCACATATTGATGGCTATGATCGATAGCTATGATCGATAGCTATGATCGATGGCTATGCCATGTGGATTTGGGAAAATATTTTGGATATCTTTTCTTCAATCATCGGTTCTGCTTTTTGATCAAAGATCAGCGCATGTTCGGTTTGCAGACATGCATTAAACTCTTCCTCCGACCCATACAGTTCATAGAAAAAGACCTGATTATCTTTATCATTCCAGCAGATATCAAACTGGAGACATCCCGGATCATCTTTTGCGATGTCAGCATTCTCTTGGGCGAGTTTAATAAATGATTCAAATGACTCGGGATCAATGGTGAAAGTCACCGTCACAACGTACATACATTGCCTCCTGAAACATACGAAACAGCAAAATCACAGACCGACACAACGATGGTATGATTTCAGCTGTTTTCTCCGTGAACAGAGCCACGCTGCGAAGCTATGATTCTGTGTGCATCATTACATCATATTGACATATTTCGGTGCTATCAATCATCAGTTGCCAATCTGCATTAATTCTTTTGCTCAACCATCATGATAGCTTGATTTTGCGAGGGCGACTGAATCAATGTG
It includes:
- a CDS encoding putative quinol monooxygenase produces the protein MYVVTVTFTIDPESFESFIKLAQENADIAKDDPGCLQFDICWNDKDNQVFFYELYGSEEEFNACLQTEHALIFDQKAEPMIEEKISKIFSQIHMA